One region of uncultured Sulfurimonas sp. genomic DNA includes:
- a CDS encoding chemotaxis protein CheW translates to MDEFQEILQDFLVESFELVEKLDEDLVELEAKPEDLELLNGIFRVAHTVKGASSFLNFDVLTHLTHHMEDVLNKARHGELIITPDIMDVVLESIDLMKQLLYIIRDTSSDAGIDVSECVVKLDKISGGDGDVETPVASQAQIEEVEVVQEVEVAEDEPDYENMSDDDVEAEIQRLLNERQAEDKAKREAKIAAGESVLTPPPSPDEEESKEEVAPKAETPAPKPVPVAKTTPTAPETPRDEMAKAAAPTKRAAATVEQTIRVDVKRLDHLMNLIGELVLAKNRLIKINDDVEERYEGEEFLEELNQVVSIVSLVTTDLQIAVMKTRMLPIGKVFNKFPRMIRDLTRELNKKIELEIDGEETELDKSIVEEIGDPLVHIIRNSCDHGIETPDVRLASGKSETGTISLKAFNEGNQIVIQIDDDGKGLDADMLKNKALEKNLISEKEADNMSDKEAFTLIMKPGFSTAAAVTNVSGRGVGMDVVKTNIEKVNGIIDIDSEAGLGSSIKLKIPLTLAIIQALLVGVQEEAYAIPLSSVLETVRISKDEIYTVEGRSVMRLRDDVLSLVHIGDIFEVERILDSNEHAYVVVLGLGAQKLGLIVDSLVGQEEIVIKSLGEYLKGIDGIAGATIRGDGGVTLIVDVVALMDMAKNVKATAMISDQSGDNAKSLEKTKASDYTIMIVDDSKTDRMIMRKSLEGTGMTLVEASDGQEALNILKQGDHNFDAMLIDIEMPRMDGYTLATEIKKYNRYKNMPLIAVTSRTGKSDRMRGVESGMVEYITKPYSADYLSSVVQRNVNFKSEFL, encoded by the coding sequence ATGGATGAATTTCAAGAAATATTACAGGATTTTTTAGTTGAGTCTTTTGAGCTTGTTGAAAAATTAGATGAAGATTTAGTTGAGCTAGAAGCAAAACCAGAAGATTTAGAACTATTAAACGGAATTTTCCGTGTAGCACACACCGTAAAAGGTGCATCGTCATTTTTGAATTTTGATGTTTTAACTCACCTAACTCATCATATGGAAGATGTTTTAAATAAAGCAAGACATGGCGAATTAATAATTACTCCAGATATTATGGATGTTGTTTTAGAATCAATAGATTTAATGAAACAACTTTTATACATCATCAGAGATACAAGTTCAGATGCTGGTATAGATGTTTCTGAGTGTGTTGTTAAGCTTGATAAAATCAGTGGCGGAGATGGAGATGTAGAGACGCCTGTAGCATCTCAAGCACAGATTGAAGAAGTTGAGGTAGTCCAAGAAGTTGAAGTAGCAGAAGATGAGCCTGACTACGAAAATATGTCTGATGATGATGTTGAAGCAGAGATTCAAAGACTTTTAAACGAGAGACAAGCTGAAGATAAAGCTAAAAGAGAAGCGAAAATAGCAGCTGGGGAGAGTGTACTTACTCCACCTCCTTCTCCAGATGAAGAAGAATCTAAAGAAGAGGTAGCACCTAAAGCAGAAACTCCTGCACCTAAACCTGTTCCTGTTGCTAAGACTACCCCAACTGCTCCTGAAACTCCAAGAGATGAGATGGCAAAAGCTGCAGCACCTACAAAAAGAGCAGCTGCAACAGTAGAGCAAACTATTCGTGTGGATGTAAAAAGACTTGATCATCTTATGAATCTTATTGGTGAGTTAGTTCTTGCAAAAAATAGACTTATAAAGATAAATGATGATGTTGAAGAGCGTTATGAGGGAGAGGAATTTTTAGAAGAATTAAATCAAGTTGTTTCTATAGTTTCTCTAGTAACTACTGATCTTCAAATAGCAGTTATGAAGACTAGAATGCTTCCTATTGGAAAGGTATTTAACAAGTTTCCTAGAATGATTCGTGATTTAACTAGAGAGTTAAATAAAAAAATTGAACTAGAAATTGATGGTGAAGAGACTGAGCTTGATAAGTCTATTGTTGAAGAGATTGGCGATCCATTAGTTCATATTATTAGAAACTCTTGTGACCATGGTATAGAAACTCCAGATGTTCGTCTAGCATCTGGAAAAAGTGAAACAGGTACAATCTCTTTAAAAGCTTTCAATGAAGGTAATCAGATTGTTATCCAAATAGATGATGATGGTAAAGGTCTAGATGCTGATATGTTGAAAAACAAAGCATTAGAAAAAAATCTTATCAGTGAAAAAGAAGCTGATAATATGAGTGATAAAGAAGCCTTTACTCTTATTATGAAACCAGGTTTTTCAACTGCTGCTGCTGTAACAAATGTTTCAGGTCGTGGTGTTGGTATGGATGTTGTAAAAACAAATATCGAAAAAGTAAACGGTATCATAGATATTGATAGTGAAGCAGGTCTTGGAAGTAGTATCAAGCTAAAAATTCCTCTAACTCTTGCAATTATTCAAGCTTTATTGGTTGGTGTTCAAGAAGAAGCTTACGCGATTCCATTATCATCAGTTTTAGAAACAGTTAGAATTTCAAAAGATGAAATTTATACGGTTGAGGGTCGCTCAGTTATGAGACTTCGTGATGATGTTCTCTCTTTAGTTCATATTGGAGATATTTTTGAAGTAGAGAGAATCCTTGATTCTAATGAACATGCCTATGTAGTTGTCTTAGGGCTTGGTGCTCAAAAGCTTGGTCTTATAGTTGATTCTCTTGTTGGTCAAGAAGAGATTGTTATTAAATCTCTTGGTGAGTATTTAAAAGGTATTGATGGTATCGCTGGTGCTACTATCCGTGGGGATGGAGGTGTTACGCTTATTGTAGATGTTGTTGCACTTATGGATATGGCTAAAAATGTAAAAGCTACCGCTATGATAAGTGATCAAAGTGGAGATAATGCTAAAAGCCTTGAAAAAACTAAAGCTAGTGATTACACTATTATGATAGTTGATGATTCTAAAACAGATAGAATGATTATGAGAAAATCACTTGAGGGAACAGGAATGACCCTAGTTGAAGCAAGTGATGGACAAGAAGCTTTAAATATACTAAAACAGGGTGACCATAACTTTGATGCAATGCTCATAGATATAGAGATGCCAAGAATGGATGGATATACTTTAGCAACTGAGATTAAAAAATACAACAGATATAAAAATATGCCTTTGATAGCTGTTACTTCACGTACAGGTAAGTCTGATCGTATGAGAGGTGTAGAGTCTGGAATGGTTGAGTATATTACTAAGCCATATTCTGCTGATTATCTATCTAGTGTAGTTCAAAGAAATGTTAACTTTAAATCGGAGTTCTTATAA
- a CDS encoding chemotaxis protein CheW → MSDKLKQIISKQGEQQNVSIDKSNDIVQLVGFIIGEEEYAVPILSIQEIIKPFTWTRVPQVPKYVMGVFNLRGAVIPLIDLRLKFGLTEKKHSDETRFIVMKDNDDVAGFVIDRLTMAIRIKKSDIGPAPDTINGDNTMIDGVGKQEDRIITILKVNKLLERDF, encoded by the coding sequence ATGAGTGATAAATTAAAGCAAATAATTAGCAAGCAGGGTGAGCAACAAAATGTCTCTATTGACAAATCAAATGATATAGTTCAATTAGTTGGATTTATTATTGGTGAAGAAGAGTACGCTGTGCCTATTTTATCAATTCAAGAAATTATCAAACCGTTTACTTGGACTAGAGTTCCTCAAGTTCCAAAATATGTAATGGGTGTTTTTAATCTTCGTGGTGCGGTTATTCCTCTTATAGACCTTAGATTAAAGTTTGGTTTAACTGAGAAAAAACATAGTGATGAGACTCGTTTTATAGTTATGAAAGACAATGATGATGTGGCTGGGTTTGTTATTGATAGACTCACTATGGCTATAAGAATTAAAAAATCAGATATAGGACCTGCTCCTGATACTATTAATGGCGATAATACTATGATAGATGGTGTTGGAAAGCAAGAAGATAGAATTATAACAATCTTAAAAGTTAATAAATTGTTAGAGAGAGATTTTTAA
- a CDS encoding ABC transporter permease produces the protein MKFSGEFTLYTITSYQKKIDKIDFSKVKEVEIDLEDVVYFDTAASIFINSLRNEFTQKKVIFNVVTKNKDTLDTIDLVQKSKKTSHPIPQEKQTNFLSYLGELFYFYYSGFTAFISFIGKLFVTKISFFQSLKNIRYKEIIFEMNESAVKAIGIIALTSFLIGLVVAYQSAFQLKIYGANIFIVDMLGISIFRELAPLMTAVVIAGRSGSAFTAQIGAMKITQELDAMRTMGFDPYLFLVMPRIIALMITMPILIFVADLMGVFGGILVAHLDLGITPQLFIERLNEVVAAKHFFIGIAKGPFFAFLIASIGVYRGLMVKDDTQSIGFNTTKSVVESIFAVIVCDAVFSILFTNLGI, from the coding sequence TTGAAATTTTCAGGAGAGTTTACCCTATATACCATCACTTCTTATCAAAAAAAGATAGACAAAATTGATTTCTCAAAAGTAAAAGAAGTTGAGATTGACTTAGAAGATGTAGTATATTTTGATACTGCAGCATCTATCTTTATTAATTCTCTAAGAAATGAGTTTACTCAAAAAAAAGTCATTTTTAATGTTGTTACAAAAAATAAAGATACTCTCGATACAATAGATTTAGTTCAAAAATCAAAAAAAACATCACATCCCATTCCCCAAGAAAAACAAACAAATTTTTTAAGTTATTTAGGCGAGCTTTTTTATTTTTACTATAGTGGTTTTACAGCTTTTATCTCTTTTATCGGTAAATTATTCGTTACAAAAATAAGTTTTTTTCAATCTCTAAAAAATATTAGATATAAAGAAATAATTTTTGAAATGAATGAAAGTGCTGTAAAGGCTATTGGTATTATTGCGCTAACAAGTTTTTTGATAGGTCTTGTAGTGGCTTATCAATCAGCATTTCAACTAAAGATATACGGAGCAAATATATTTATAGTAGATATGCTTGGCATCTCTATATTTAGAGAGTTAGCACCATTGATGACAGCAGTTGTAATAGCTGGTAGGAGCGGCTCTGCTTTTACTGCACAAATAGGTGCTATGAAGATAACACAAGAGTTAGATGCAATGCGTACTATGGGATTTGATCCATATCTTTTTTTAGTTATGCCTCGTATAATAGCTTTGATGATTACGATGCCAATTTTAATATTTGTAGCAGATTTAATGGGAGTATTTGGCGGAATACTTGTAGCTCATTTAGATTTAGGAATTACTCCTCAGTTATTTATAGAGAGATTAAATGAAGTTGTTGCAGCCAAACATTTTTTTATTGGTATAGCAAAAGGTCCATTTTTTGCATTTTTGATAGCATCTATTGGAGTTTATAGAGGATTGATGGTAAAAGATGATACTCAAAGTATAGGTTTTAACACTACAAAAAGTGTAGTAGAATCTATTTTTGCAGTTATTGTTTGCGATGCTGTTTTTTCAATTCTTTTTACAAACTTGGGGATATAA
- a CDS encoding ATP-binding cassette domain-containing protein, whose amino-acid sequence MSSMIQVKNVRTIFGDRVVHDGLNLSINKGEIYGLLGPSGCGKTTLLREMVMLQEIHGGDIDVLGKSLNTIKDNEAQKLRREWGVLFQAGALFSSLNIKENISLPLKEYTDLSQKMIDEIVEFKINLVGLKSEDALLYPSQISGGMKKKSALARALAMDPKLLFLDEPTSGLDPISAREFDALILKLRKLLGLTIVMVSHDLKSIYDTLDRVAIIDEKKIVYEGNLENIKNTKSKFIQTFFRGIDSI is encoded by the coding sequence ATGTCTAGCATGATTCAAGTAAAAAATGTAAGAACTATTTTTGGAGATAGAGTGGTTCATGATGGACTTAATCTTAGTATAAATAAAGGTGAAATTTATGGACTACTTGGACCATCTGGATGTGGAAAAACAACTCTTCTTCGTGAGATGGTGATGCTCCAAGAGATTCATGGCGGTGATATAGACGTTTTAGGGAAGTCCTTAAATACTATTAAAGACAATGAAGCTCAAAAACTAAGAAGAGAGTGGGGTGTTTTATTTCAAGCTGGCGCTCTTTTTTCATCTTTAAATATTAAAGAAAATATCTCTTTACCCTTAAAAGAATATACTGACCTTTCACAAAAAATGATTGATGAAATAGTTGAATTTAAGATTAACCTTGTTGGATTAAAATCAGAAGATGCTCTTTTGTATCCATCCCAAATAAGTGGCGGTATGAAAAAAAAGTCAGCCTTGGCTCGTGCTTTAGCAATGGATCCAAAGCTACTTTTTTTAGATGAGCCAACAAGTGGGCTTGATCCAATTTCAGCGAGAGAGTTTGATGCACTGATACTTAAACTTAGAAAACTTTTGGGCTTAACAATAGTAATGGTTTCACACGATTTAAAATCAATTTATGATACACTTGACAGGGTTGCAATTATAGACGAAAAAAAGATAGTTTATGAGGGTAATTTGGAAAATATAAAAAATACTAAAAGTAAATTTATACAAACATTTTTTAGAGGAATAGACTCTATATGA
- a CDS encoding MlaD family protein yields the protein MNNKVNYTFIGFIVLVGFALMIAFTYWLLKPSVDTQTQKYNILFDESVLGLNMDATVKYRGIDVGKVTRLRINPKNSEQIEVQITILKATPIKETTVAKLTSQGITGLSYINLSLGDNGAAKLVAKDGEEYPVIKTEASFFEFFEKSLGNVSTKLSKTLSRTEELLDDNNQEHISQFLKSTASFMAQMDKLMSDEAIANLHSSIKNFDSATKKMDKMMPRIEVFVDNSIAWENKIAQTFTSIMKSYLGIKSAMDEFKIAVKDGQFNVKDLSKDVLPTMNNTLVELQHLMIRVQDALNQYERSPGDILFKQEAIKKGPGEK from the coding sequence ATGAATAACAAAGTTAATTATACCTTTATAGGTTTTATTGTTCTTGTAGGTTTTGCTTTGATGATAGCTTTTACTTACTGGTTACTAAAACCTTCAGTAGATACACAAACGCAAAAGTACAATATATTATTTGATGAGTCAGTTCTTGGCTTAAACATGGATGCAACGGTTAAATATAGAGGAATTGATGTAGGTAAAGTTACAAGACTTAGAATTAATCCAAAAAACTCTGAGCAAATTGAAGTTCAAATCACTATATTAAAAGCTACTCCTATTAAAGAGACTACTGTAGCTAAACTTACATCACAAGGTATAACAGGGCTTAGTTACATTAACTTAAGTCTTGGAGACAATGGTGCTGCAAAACTTGTTGCAAAAGATGGTGAGGAGTATCCTGTTATAAAAACAGAGGCTTCTTTTTTTGAATTTTTTGAAAAGTCACTTGGAAATGTTTCTACAAAGCTATCCAAAACACTAAGTAGAACAGAAGAACTTTTAGATGATAACAACCAAGAACATATATCACAATTTTTAAAATCAACAGCTTCATTTATGGCTCAAATGGATAAGTTAATGAGTGATGAGGCAATAGCAAATTTACATTCATCTATAAAAAACTTTGATAGTGCTACTAAAAAGATGGATAAAATGATGCCACGCATTGAAGTTTTTGTGGATAATTCTATTGCTTGGGAAAATAAAATTGCTCAAACATTTACATCAATTATGAAAAGTTATTTAGGTATTAAATCTGCTATGGATGAGTTTAAGATTGCGGTTAAAGATGGTCAGTTTAACGTCAAAGATCTCTCAAAAGATGTCTTGCCTACTATGAATAACACTCTTGTTGAACTACAACATTTGATGATAAGAGTTCAAGATGCATTAAATCAGTATGAAAGAAGTCCTGGGGATATATTATTTAAACAAGAAGCTATTAAAAAAGGTCCAGGAGAAAAATAA
- a CDS encoding ABC-type transport auxiliary lipoprotein family protein, with translation MIKIFFTIIITIFLVGCSTTKPAITEYQLSLKELNNRYESNGCKDKSLKVSQAFSSSSLMSLEMSYVQAPHNIYSYSQAQWNNSPNQEITSQVVKALRDSKMFANTQSSKSRSKSDLVLEVNIEDFMQYYSKELDKSYVKVTISFALIDFNTNKVLADETFTSTQDVSTLNASGGVVALNQALMNVLNQSLEFLDGVCK, from the coding sequence ATGATAAAGATTTTTTTTACAATAATAATTACAATTTTTTTAGTTGGCTGTTCTACAACAAAACCAGCCATAACGGAGTATCAGCTATCTTTAAAAGAGTTAAATAACAGATATGAATCCAATGGATGCAAAGACAAATCATTAAAAGTTTCTCAAGCATTTAGTTCAAGCTCATTAATGTCTCTTGAGATGAGTTATGTCCAAGCCCCTCATAATATCTACTCTTATTCACAAGCACAATGGAATAACTCGCCAAATCAAGAGATAACATCTCAGGTTGTAAAAGCACTAAGAGATTCTAAGATGTTTGCAAACACTCAAAGTTCTAAATCAAGAAGCAAAAGTGATCTTGTTTTAGAAGTAAATATAGAAGATTTTATGCAGTATTATTCTAAAGAACTAGATAAATCTTATGTAAAGGTAACCATTAGTTTTGCTCTTATTGATTTTAATACAAATAAAGTATTAGCAGATGAAACTTTTACTTCAACGCAAGATGTAAGTACTCTAAATGCTTCAGGTGGTGTAGTGGCTCTTAATCAAGCTCTTATGAATGTGCTAAATCAAAGTTTAGAATTTTTAGATGGAGTTTGTAAGTGA
- a CDS encoding aminopeptidase P N-terminal domain-containing protein translates to MISEKEYKNRRDSLVKKLAANSLSVIFSAKNKTRSNDTNYPYRQNSNFYYLTGFKEDNSCLVILKSEKKTKTILFVQHKDSAYELWNGKRLGEREARKRFLVDAVIISKDFKKSIKELSKDKKYLYYDFNQKIQKAKKFLTSSIKKHIDISPFIANMRLRKSKSEIKLIKKAIAITKIAHHEAMAMSKIDKNEYELLASIEYNFKKHGAYSDAYTSIVACGDSANTLHYISNNKPLVDGKLILIDAGCEYDYYASDITRTIPVNGKFSDAQKEIYEMVLDAQLKIIEMIKPDMLRSTLQKKAEILLTKGMIRLGILKGNYKKIIKNQQHKKYYPHGIGHWMGIDVHDEAPYLDEHKKEIALKQGMVLTIEPGIYISKRDKSVAKKFRGIGIRIEDDILVTKKSHSNISKEIAKTIYEIEEISFN, encoded by the coding sequence GTGATAAGTGAGAAAGAGTATAAAAATAGAAGAGACTCTTTAGTAAAAAAATTAGCTGCTAATTCATTGAGTGTAATCTTTAGTGCAAAAAATAAGACGCGCTCAAACGATACAAACTATCCTTACAGACAAAATAGTAATTTTTATTATCTTACAGGTTTTAAAGAAGATAACTCTTGTTTGGTAATACTAAAGAGTGAAAAAAAAACAAAAACTATACTTTTTGTTCAACATAAAGATAGTGCTTATGAACTTTGGAATGGAAAAAGATTAGGAGAGAGAGAAGCTAGAAAAAGATTTTTAGTAGATGCAGTGATAATTAGCAAAGACTTTAAAAAGAGCATAAAAGAACTTAGTAAAGATAAAAAATATTTATATTATGATTTTAATCAAAAAATACAAAAAGCTAAAAAGTTTTTAACAAGTAGTATTAAAAAGCATATTGATATATCTCCATTTATAGCAAATATGAGACTTAGGAAATCAAAATCAGAAATTAAACTTATAAAAAAAGCAATTGCTATTACAAAAATAGCTCATCATGAAGCAATGGCTATGAGTAAAATAGATAAAAATGAGTATGAACTTCTAGCATCTATAGAATATAATTTTAAAAAACATGGTGCATACAGTGATGCCTATACTTCAATTGTAGCGTGTGGAGATAGTGCAAACACTTTGCATTACATTTCTAACAATAAGCCTTTGGTTGATGGTAAACTAATATTAATAGATGCAGGATGCGAATACGACTATTATGCAAGTGATATCACTAGAACTATTCCTGTAAATGGCAAATTTTCAGATGCACAAAAAGAAATTTATGAGATGGTACTAGACGCTCAACTAAAAATTATAGAGATGATTAAGCCAGATATGCTAAGAAGTACTTTACAAAAAAAAGCAGAGATACTTCTAACAAAAGGAATGATAAGACTTGGCATCTTAAAAGGTAACTATAAAAAAATTATAAAAAATCAACAACATAAAAAATATTATCCTCATGGTATTGGTCATTGGATGGGAATTGACGTTCATGATGAAGCACCTTATTTAGATGAACATAAAAAAGAAATAGCTTTAAAACAAGGTATGGTATTAACTATAGAACCTGGCATCTACATTTCTAAAAGGGACAAAAGTGTAGCTAAAAAGTTTAGAGGTATAGGAATCAGAATAGAAGATGATATATTGGTTACTAAAAAATCTCATAGCAATATCTCAAAAGAAATTGCAAAAACTATTTATGAGATAGAAGAGATTTCTTTTAACTAA
- a CDS encoding IS1634 family transposase encodes MFIRKKKNKSGSISIQIISKNSGRYKVVETIGCSSDESEVQHLLEKADERLLELEPNLFDFIEYQTKKQKLTNKDMRVVGDELIFGKVFKDIGCSNISFSKIKDKDIFKALVISRLLYPGSKLYLIDYYHIYKKQKIDKNKIYRFLDNIYKDDLKAQIEQCIFNHTKKIMDNIITVTFYDVTTLYFESESEDDLRRIGFSKEGKLARPQIQLGLFTTLQGYPLSYEVYEGNKYEGHTLVDILKKFQTKFNLNDKPIVVADRGMLNNDNIAYLENNNYKYILAAKIKNISNDLKEQISNLAFLDDGTIHTLTIDKEIKYKDADGEKQTIQVKQRLVLTYSSKRAKKDKYTRDKALEKIEAKLSKSITKSDLKLSYYAKYLDIDEKCDIKYKLNPRKILNDEKLDGIKGFITNDFTLKADDVIAHYQNQYDVEKAFRISKTDLKIRPIYHRLETRIKAHILISFVSYAIYKEFERKIKLSQLDVKFKLTFDYIKTMYGYKTMFGVEPLEMDEIQQKIYDAVYSK; translated from the coding sequence ATGTTTATTCGTAAAAAGAAAAATAAAAGTGGTAGTATCAGTATTCAGATTATCTCTAAAAATAGTGGCAGGTATAAAGTAGTTGAGACTATTGGTTGTAGTTCAGATGAAAGTGAAGTTCAACATTTACTAGAAAAAGCCGACGAAAGACTACTAGAGCTAGAACCAAACCTATTTGATTTTATAGAGTACCAAACTAAAAAACAAAAGCTTACCAATAAAGATATGAGAGTAGTTGGCGATGAGCTTATATTTGGCAAGGTTTTTAAAGATATTGGATGCTCAAATATCTCATTTAGCAAAATAAAAGATAAAGATATATTTAAAGCCTTAGTGATTTCAAGATTACTCTATCCTGGAAGTAAACTTTACTTGATTGATTATTATCATATCTATAAAAAACAAAAGATTGATAAAAATAAAATCTATAGATTCTTAGATAATATCTATAAAGATGACTTAAAGGCACAAATAGAACAATGCATTTTTAATCACACTAAAAAAATAATGGATAATATTATCACAGTTACTTTTTATGATGTAACAACACTTTACTTTGAGAGTGAGAGTGAAGACGATCTAAGACGCATAGGTTTTTCCAAAGAGGGCAAACTAGCCCGTCCTCAGATACAACTAGGACTATTTACTACACTACAAGGATATCCACTCTCATATGAAGTATATGAGGGTAACAAGTATGAAGGGCATACTTTAGTTGATATTTTAAAAAAGTTTCAAACAAAGTTTAATCTAAATGACAAACCGATAGTAGTAGCTGATAGAGGGATGTTAAACAATGATAATATAGCTTATTTAGAAAACAATAACTATAAATATATCCTTGCTGCTAAAATTAAAAACATATCAAATGATTTAAAAGAGCAAATATCAAACTTAGCTTTTTTAGATGATGGGACTATCCACACTCTTACGATAGATAAAGAGATAAAATATAAAGATGCTGATGGTGAAAAACAGACTATACAAGTCAAACAAAGACTAGTTCTAACATACTCATCAAAAAGAGCAAAAAAAGATAAATATACAAGAGATAAGGCATTAGAGAAGATTGAAGCTAAACTATCTAAGAGTATCACTAAAAGTGATTTAAAGCTATCTTACTATGCAAAATATTTAGATATAGATGAGAAGTGTGATATCAAATATAAACTTAACCCTAGAAAGATTTTAAATGATGAAAAGCTTGATGGTATAAAGGGATTTATTACAAATGACTTTACATTAAAAGCAGATGATGTAATTGCTCATTATCAAAACCAATATGATGTTGAAAAAGCATTTAGAATCTCTAAAACAGACTTAAAAATAAGACCAATTTATCATAGACTAGAAACTAGAATAAAAGCTCATATCTTAATATCATTTGTATCTTACGCAATATATAAAGAGTTTGAGAGAAAAATAAAACTATCACAACTTGATGTAAAGTTCAAACTTACATTTGACTATATAAAAACTATGTATGGCTATAAGACAATGTTTGGAGTAGAACCTTTAGAAATGGATGAAATTCAGCAAAAAATCTATGATGCTGTGTACTCAAAGTGA